The following proteins are encoded in a genomic region of Lutra lutra chromosome 16, mLutLut1.2, whole genome shotgun sequence:
- the LOC125087637 gene encoding ubiquitin-conjugating enzyme E2 N-like yields the protein MARLSCRIIKEIQCLLAEPVPGIKAEPDEINTHYFCVVSAGPQDSPFEGGTFKLELFLPEEYPKAAPNIHFTTKIYHPNVDKLGRVCSDILKGKWSPVRHRSAMDPGFVKCSNPDGPLANDAAEQWENKVQA from the coding sequence ATGGCCAGGCTGTCCTGCAGGATTATCAAGGAAATCCAGTGCTTGCTGGCAGAACCAGTTCCTGGCATTAAAGCAGAACCAGATGAGATTAACACCCATTATTTTTGTGTGGTCAGTGCTGGGCCCCAGGATTCCCCCTTTGAGGGAGGGACTTTTAAGCTTGAACTATTCCTACCAGAAGAATACCCAAAGGCAGCCCCTAACATACATTTCACGACCAAAATTTATCATCCTAATGTAGACAAGTTGGGAAGAGTATGTTCAGATATTTTGAAAGGTAAGTGGTCCCCAGTACGGCACAGGTCTGCTATGGATCCGGGCTTTGTTAAGTGCTCCAATCCAGATGGTCCACTAGCAAATGATGCAGCAGAGCAGTGGGAAAACAAGGTCCAAGCATAG